In the genome of Fibrobacter sp., the window CATGGCGGCAGTTGCCCACATACCGATGGTCATGGGGCTGTGTTCACGACGATGGCGGGAAATGGTTCCACCCATCATATCGGTCCAGATATCGGCTTCTGGCAGCAGTTCTCCGTTGAGCTGGTAGAAGTTTGCTGCAGGTGCTCCGCCCTTGCTATTGAGAAATTCCATAGAGTTCCTGAGGATTGCTGGGTGCTCCACATGGCGTTCATCATACGCTGGGCATGGTCAAGGTATTTCTTGCCGGAAGGATCTGTATAGTCTTGCCATTTTCCGGCCTGAACCAGTTTGTCTGCAAAGATTAGAGACATGATAATGTCTTCTTCTGCGTCAGTGGCTGCACCAGTAGATTTTTTCCCATCGGGAAGAAGCTGCCAGTCGTAGAAGTTTCCGTTCCACATACTGCTGTTAGCTGCAGACCAAATCTTGTTGAACGTCTCCTGGTCATTGGCGTACAAGGCCACAAGCATGCCGTAGCCGACGGATTCGCTTACAGCGTCTCCCGGGTATTCGCTCTTGTAACGGTGAATCAGCCCTGGACCAACATTGCTGTTTTCATAAGGCTCTATGTTTCTTTTCTTAAGTCCGTCCCAGGTCTTGTCCAGGACCTTGTTCCAGAAAGCTGCATCAACTTTGGGCTGTGCATTGGGAATGTCCATTACTGCGTTGGAAGTTGTCACAGCTCCGCAGATTGCAATTGCCACTGCGGTAAGAATTTTGCTCTTCATAAAACCTTCTCCAAAACTTGTTTCCTATAAAATAGTTTCATGCTATTGCTTTATAGGATCTTTTAAGTTGAATAGTGTTTTCTGCAGTAACAGGACTTTATGTATAGAAAATAAAAAGGGATGCCGACTTGCATCGACATCCCTTTTAGCGTAAGTTGAGTGCAGAGAGCGTAAAGCTGAGAGTTTAAAGCCTAAAGAAATATGCAGAACAAACCTGCAATTACTTTAATCTTTAACCTTTGATCTTCAACCTTTCTCCTTTCCGCTTTTATGCGTTGTTTGCCTGTTGGGTTCTTGCCTGGTTTGCCTTTTCCAGTTCGCGGGCGTTGATAATCAGCATCTGCAAACGGTTTTCGATGTTTGCGAAGCTGGTATCCGGATCGTAGTCCAGGGACAGGATCTGGATATGGGGGCAACGTTCCTTAACAGCCTTGGAAAGGCCGCGGCCGGAAATGTGGTTTGCAAGGCAGGCGAAGGGCTGCAGAATGATATGGCTGTTGATGCCATGCTGGGAGTTGTACAGAATTTCGCCCGGAATCAGCCAGCCTTCGCCGGTGTTGTAGGTGGGGTCAATAATGTCACCAACCATGTGGATCAATTCGTAGCAGTCTGCATGATGTTCGTACAGCTTGAAGCGAGCTTCCATTTCCTTTTGGACTACGTTCAGGGCGTGGGTGTAAACCTTGGCGGTTGCACCACCGATGACGCGGTCTTCCAGCGGATTGGCGGAGAAACCGCGCTTCAGCTTTTCGGCCTTTACGATTTCGTCCACGCGGAAGAAGTCGGTCATGCCCGGCAGGTAGACTTCCATGCCGTTGTTCATCAGGTATTCTTCGATGAAGCCGTTGGCACTGGGATGGTAGTTCATGAGGATTTCGCCAAGCACGGCAACGCGAGGCTTGCGGATACCCTTCTTACGATCCTCGGTGATTTCAACAGAGTTGAATGCATCGATGGTCTGGCGGAAGAGCTCGATCACTGCAGTGGGCTTAGCCAATTCCAGCTTGGAAAGGATTGCCGCACGTTCCATGACCTTGGGCATCCATTCGTCGTAGACCTTCTGGGTGTCGCCGGCGTTAACTTCGTAGGGGCGAAGTGCGCGGTACATGATTTCGATGGCATCCATGGTCACGAGGCCCCACAGCATGTGGAGACGGAAGTCGAGACCAAGGGCAAAGCCCGGATGCATATTCTTGTTATCGGTACCGGTGGTGATGATGGAAACATCCTTGTAGCCGGCTTCGTCCAGAGCCTTACGGGCAAGAACCGGGTACTGCACGGCGCGGCAGTTTTCGCAGTTCTTGGAAAGACCGATGGAAACTTCGGTCTGCTTGACTTCGGGATGCTGTTCCAGCCACAGGAGGTTTTCGCCGATGTTCACCTGGCAGGGGAAGCAGATGTCGTTGTGGACAAACTTCTTACCCAGTTCGATGGCGCGCTTGTCTGCCACGGGGAGGCTTGCTGCCTTGTAACCCTTGGCGCGCATATAGGCTGCAGCCAGCACGCTGAAAGCGGGGGAGAGGTTCGGCACCAGGATGGTACGGCGTTCCTTGTCTTCCTTGAGGAACGGCGTGGTGAAGAGCGGTTCGTTGGATTCCGGCTTGTCGGGCAGGTTTGCTGCACGGCGGGCCTTCACGGTTTCGATAAAGCTCTTGATACGGATGCCTACAGGGCCGCGGGCGTCGCCTTCGTCCAGCTTCAGCATCAGCATTTCCTTGTTGGAATCGCGATGCAGCATGCGCATCATTTCGTCGGTCAGGATGGAGTCATGACCGCAACCGAAGCTCACGATCTGGGCCAGTTCCACGTTGGGGTCCTTGGCGGCAATCATGGTTGCGCCAAGCATACGCAGGTGGAAGGTGTTCTTGATTTCCACGCGGGTGGAACTGGGAACATCCTGATCGTATACGCCCGGGAGGGACTCGGTGGTAAGCACCGGAATGCCCATGGCGGTAAAGTGGGTGGCGATGTTGTGGTTGATCAGCGGGTCCACATGGTAGGGGCGGCCGGCAATCACAACGGCAAAGGTGTTCTTTGCGCGGACATCGTCCAGAATCTTCTGGCCTTCTTCCAACAAGGTGGTGCGGTAGTTGTTGAGGGCCTTTTCGCCTTCATCTACAGCCTTGGAGATAAGCTTCTTGTCCAGGTTCCAGTGTTCATGGAACCAGTCGATGGTCTGGGAACGGCGCAGCTTGGCGTTGAACCAGTGGAAGATGGGCTGATCCATGGGAATGTTGAAGTTACGTTCCGGATCGTCGGTGTTCTTACAGACGTTGGGATAGGCCTGGACCACGGGGCAGACGGCGGTTGCGTCAAACTTGGTGTGGTCACTGGGAACAGAAACCATCATGGGGAAGAAGATGCGGTCCACCTTCTTGTCTACA includes:
- a CDS encoding acyl-CoA dehydratase activase-related protein, with amino-acid sequence AGNNYPQPASGSELNVYLGIDAGSTTTKFVLMDEQDNIVDGFYASNDGEPLAVLKRAMNELIDRYEEYGCKLNILGVGTTGYGEQLFAKAVHADYHTVETVAHANAAQRLCPDVSFILDIGGQDMKAISVQDGVVTGIILNEACSSGCGSFIETYARSLGIPMEKIAEMAFNAKSPSQLGSRCTVFMNSSIITEQRDGKQPEDIIAGICRSIINNVFTKVIRIRNLNTLGKKVVVQGGTFKNNAVLRAFEQYTGLKPIRPERPGEMGAIGIALLTKKYMEEKRKENPELKSSFIGLDAMKTFSWHNQPGQLCQYCTNHCSRTIVTFSDGQSFVTGNRCERGEVTADPNDPKTKALIAEINKKMMSVPDMIKRTNQLLVKDYAPAKLVEPQLKADGTQKTIGIPRALEFWASLPFWKAFFTSLGYTVVVSRSSDYKMFEAGLHSVPSDTVCFPAKLVHGHVLSLVDKKVDRIFFPMMVSVPSDHTKFDATAVCPVVQAYPNVCKNTDDPERNFNIPMDQPIFHWFNAKLRRSQTIDWFHEHWNLDKKLISKAVDEGEKALNNYRTTLLEEGQKILDDVRAKNTFAVVIAGRPYHVDPLINHNIATHFTAMGIPVLTTESLPGVYDQDVPSSTRVEIKNTFHLRMLGATMIAAKDPNVELAQIVSFGCGHDSILTDEMMRMLHRDSNKEMLMLKLDEGDARGPVGIRIKSFIETVKARRAANLPDKPESNEPLFTTPFLKEDKERRTILVPNLSPAFSVLAAAYMRAKGYKAASLPVADKRAIELGKKFVHNDICFPCQVNIGENLLWLEQHPEVKQTEVSIGLSKNCENCRAVQYPVLARKALDEAGYKDVSIITTGTDNKNMHPGFALGLDFRLHMLWGLVTMDAIEIMYRALRPYEVNAGDTQKVYDEWMPKVMERAAILSKLELAKPTAVIELFRQTIDAFNSVEITEDRKKGIRKPRVAVLGEILMNYHPSANGFIEEYLMNNGMEVYLPGMTDFFRVDEIVKAEKLKRGFSANPLEDRVIGGATAKVYTHALNVVQKEMEARFKLYEHHADCYELIHMVGDIIDPTYNTGEGWLIPGEILYNSQHGINSHIILQPFACLANHISGRGLSKAVKERCPHIQILSLDYDPDTSFANIENRLQMLIINARELEKANQARTQQANNA
- a CDS encoding glycosyl hydrolase family 8, with the translated sequence MKSKILTAVAIAICGAVTTSNAVMDIPNAQPKVDAAFWNKVLDKTWDGLKKRNIEPYENSNVGPGLIHRYKSEYPGDAVSESVGYGMLVALYANDQETFNKIWSAANSSMWNGNFYDWQLLPDGKKSTGAATDAEEDIIMSLIFADKLVQAGKWQDYTDPSGKKYLDHAQRMMNAMWSTQQSSGTLWNFSIARAEHLQQTSTSSTENCCQKPISGPI